The [Actinobacillus] rossii genome contains a region encoding:
- the rplW gene encoding 50S ribosomal protein L23 encodes MIQQERLLKVLKAPHISEKATNNAESSNTIVFKVALDANKVEIANAVEQLFEVKVDSVRTVVVKGKTKRRGNKMGRRSDWKKAYVTLQEGQSLDFVEGAAE; translated from the coding sequence GTGATTCAACAAGAACGTTTGCTAAAAGTGCTTAAAGCACCACATATCTCTGAGAAAGCAACTAACAACGCAGAGAGCTCAAATACGATCGTATTCAAAGTTGCATTAGATGCAAACAAAGTTGAAATTGCTAACGCAGTTGAACAACTTTTTGAAGTGAAAGTAGATTCAGTTCGTACAGTTGTTGTTAAAGGTAAAACCAAACGCCGCGGTAATAAAATGGGTCGCCGCAGTGACTGGAAAAAAGCTTATGTTACTCTTCAAGAAGGTCAATCACTTGACTTCGTTGAAGGTGCAGCAGAGTAA
- the rpsJ gene encoding 30S ribosomal protein S10, with protein MQNQRIRIRLKAFDHRLIDQSTAEIVETAKRTGAQVRGPIPLPTRKERFTVLISPHVNKDARDQYEIRTHKRLVDIVEPTEKTVDALMRLDLAAGVDVQISLG; from the coding sequence ATGCAGAACCAAAGAATCCGTATCCGCTTAAAAGCATTTGATCATCGTTTGATCGATCAATCTACTGCGGAGATCGTAGAAACAGCTAAACGTACTGGTGCACAAGTTCGTGGCCCAATCCCTTTACCAACTCGTAAAGAACGTTTTACTGTATTGATTTCACCACACGTTAATAAAGATGCGCGTGACCAATATGAAATTCGTACTCACAAACGTTTAGTTGATATCGTTGAGCCAACAGAAAAAACTGTTGATGCATTAATGCGTTTAGATTTGGCTGCCGGCGTTGACGTGCAGATCAGCCTAGGTTAA
- the dus_1 gene encoding tRNA-dihydrouridine synthase A, which yields MNPNQPHFYRGRFSVAPMLDWTTRHCRYFHRQFSQHALLYTEMVTSQAIIHAKYDHLAFDIAESPVAIQLGGSDPEQLRHCAKLAEERGYVEINLNVGCPSDRVQNGMFGACLMAKADLVADCVTAMQSAVNIPVTVKTRIGIDELDSYEFLCDFVEKVKNTGCHELIVHARKAWLSGLSPKENREIPPLDYERVYQLKRDFPDLLISINGGIKTIEEMKTHLQYVDGVMVGRETYQNPSLLGFIDNALFDENAPIITARQAVEKMLPYIENQLSQGVYLNHITRHMLGAFQNCKGARQWRRYLSENAHKSGAGIEIVETALNFVEK from the coding sequence ATGAACCCAAATCAACCGCACTTTTATCGTGGTCGCTTTTCTGTCGCGCCAATGCTCGACTGGACAACGCGCCATTGTCGTTATTTCCATCGCCAATTTTCGCAACATGCCTTGCTCTATACTGAAATGGTAACAAGTCAGGCAATTATTCATGCAAAATATGATCATTTAGCTTTTGACATAGCGGAAAGTCCCGTTGCGATTCAACTTGGTGGAAGCGATCCTGAACAACTGCGTCATTGCGCTAAACTCGCCGAAGAACGTGGTTATGTAGAAATTAATTTAAACGTAGGCTGCCCATCAGACCGCGTACAAAATGGGATGTTTGGTGCGTGCCTAATGGCAAAAGCCGATTTAGTGGCAGATTGCGTCACTGCCATGCAAAGTGCGGTGAACATTCCTGTCACTGTTAAAACGCGTATCGGCATTGATGAATTAGATAGTTACGAATTTCTGTGCGATTTTGTAGAAAAAGTCAAAAATACAGGTTGTCATGAACTCATTGTTCACGCGAGAAAAGCGTGGCTTTCAGGCTTAAGTCCAAAAGAAAACCGCGAAATTCCGCCCCTTGATTATGAACGAGTGTATCAACTGAAACGAGATTTTCCTGACCTATTGATTAGCATTAACGGTGGCATTAAAACCATTGAAGAAATGAAAACCCATTTACAATACGTCGACGGCGTGATGGTAGGACGTGAAACCTATCAAAACCCGTCTTTATTAGGATTTATAGATAATGCTTTATTTGATGAAAATGCGCCCATTATTACTGCACGCCAAGCGGTAGAAAAAATGTTGCCTTATATTGAAAACCAATTGAGCCAAGGGGTTTATCTCAACCATATCACACGCCATATGCTTGGCGCATTCCAAAATTGCAAAGGCGCACGTCAATGGCGGCGTTATTTAAGTGAAAATGCCCATAAATCAGGTGCAGGAATTGAAATAGTCGAAACAGCATTAAACTTCGTGGAAAAATAA
- the ansB gene encoding L-asparaginase II codes for MKKLLVTSLLGLVLGTANAADLPNITMLATGGTIAGSGETAVSSAYKAGQLNVDALINAVPEIKNLANVKGEQIVKIGSQDMSDDVWLKLAKAINKQCADTDGFVVTHGTDTMEETAYFLDLTTKCEKPVVLVGAMRPATEKSADGPLNLYNSVVVATNKKTGKRGVVVAMNDEVLGARDVTKTSTTAVQTFEAPNFGPLGFIHNSKVTYVRSPESKHTVNSPFSVDQLESLPKVGIVYAYANMPTEPLKALLDAGYQGIVVAGVGNGNMNAANLELLEKAAKDGVAVVRSSRVPTGYTTRDAEVDDSKYGFVAAGTLNPQKARVLLQLALTQTKDVKVIQQYFDEL; via the coding sequence ATGAAAAAACTTTTAGTGACAAGTTTATTAGGGTTAGTATTGGGAACGGCAAATGCGGCAGATTTGCCTAATATTACTATGTTGGCTACTGGCGGAACAATTGCAGGAAGTGGTGAAACTGCGGTCAGTTCTGCTTATAAAGCGGGTCAGTTAAATGTCGATGCCTTAATTAATGCGGTGCCAGAGATTAAAAATCTTGCAAATGTAAAAGGCGAGCAAATCGTGAAAATTGGTTCGCAAGATATGTCCGATGATGTGTGGTTGAAGTTGGCAAAAGCCATTAACAAACAATGTGCCGATACAGATGGCTTTGTGGTTACACATGGTACAGACACAATGGAAGAAACCGCTTATTTCTTAGATTTAACGACAAAATGCGAAAAACCTGTGGTGTTAGTGGGGGCAATGCGTCCAGCAACAGAGAAAAGTGCTGACGGTCCATTAAATTTATATAATTCTGTTGTTGTGGCAACTAATAAAAAAACGGGTAAACGTGGTGTTGTCGTTGCGATGAATGATGAAGTGCTTGGGGCGCGTGATGTGACTAAAACCAGTACAACTGCCGTGCAAACTTTTGAAGCACCAAATTTTGGTCCACTTGGTTTTATTCATAACAGCAAAGTGACTTATGTGCGTTCACCTGAGAGCAAACATACCGTCAATTCGCCATTTAGCGTGGATCAGTTAGAAAGTTTACCAAAAGTTGGTATTGTTTATGCTTATGCGAATATGCCAACAGAACCGTTGAAAGCCTTGTTAGATGCAGGTTATCAAGGCATTGTGGTTGCTGGCGTGGGTAATGGTAATATGAATGCTGCCAATCTTGAGCTCCTTGAAAAAGCCGCTAAAGATGGTGTTGCCGTGGTGCGTTCATCTCGTGTACCAACAGGTTATACGACTCGTGACGCAGAAGTAGATGACAGCAAATATGGCTTTGTCGCAGCCGGAACGCTAAATCCACAAAAAGCGCGTGTATTGTTGCAATTAGCGTTGACGCAAACGAAAGACGTTAAAGTGATTCAACAATATTTTGATGAGCTCTAA
- the araD gene encoding L-ribulose-5-phosphate 4-epimerase, which produces MLKELREKVLQANLKLPKYNLVTFTWGNVSEIDRTLGLIAIKPSGVDYETMTADDIVIVDLHGNIVWGNKKPSSDTATHLELYRQFDDIGGIVHTHSRHATIWAQAGQDLIAAGTTHADYFYGAIPCTRLLTDDEIRNSYELETGKVIVETFRTRHIQPLQVPAVLVQSHGPFVWGTDADNAVHNSVVLEEIAYMNLFSQQVNPTLSSMQQVLLDKHYLRKHGTNAYYGQ; this is translated from the coding sequence ATGTTAAAAGAACTCAGAGAAAAAGTCCTTCAAGCCAATCTTAAATTGCCTAAATATAACCTGGTGACATTTACTTGGGGAAACGTGAGTGAAATCGACCGCACTTTAGGCTTGATCGCGATTAAACCCTCTGGTGTAGATTATGAAACGATGACAGCAGATGATATTGTGATCGTGGATTTACACGGGAATATTGTATGGGGAAATAAGAAACCTTCTTCAGATACGGCTACTCATCTTGAACTTTATCGCCAATTTGATGATATTGGCGGAATTGTGCATACGCATTCACGTCATGCGACAATTTGGGCGCAAGCTGGCCAAGATTTAATTGCGGCAGGTACAACTCATGCGGATTATTTTTATGGTGCAATCCCTTGTACACGTTTGTTAACAGATGATGAAATTCGCAATTCATATGAACTTGAAACAGGTAAGGTGATTGTCGAAACTTTTAGAACACGACATATTCAGCCACTTCAGGTGCCAGCCGTATTAGTACAGTCCCATGGGCCATTTGTTTGGGGAACAGATGCCGATAATGCTGTCCATAATTCTGTTGTATTAGAAGAAATTGCCTATATGAACTTGTTTAGCCAGCAAGTTAATCCAACACTTTCTTCCATGCAACAAGTACTTTTGGATAAACATTACTTGCGGAAACATGGTACTAATGCTTATTATGGTCAGTAA
- the mtlA gene encoding PTS system mannitol-specific transporter subunit IIC — MLSASAKVKIQSFGRFLSNMVMPNIGAFIAWGFITALFIPTGWLPNEQLAKLVGPMITYLLPLLIGYTGGKLVGGDRGAVVGAITTAGVIVGTDIPMFLGAMIAGPTGGWAIKRFDKWADGKIKSGFEMLVNNFSSGIIGMILAILFFWIVGPAVKVISSWLAAGVDVLVQNHLLPLTSIFVEPAKILFLNNAINHGIFSPLGIQQSQEFGQSVFFLIEANPGPGLGVLLAYMLFGKGSAKQTSGGAAIIHFFGGIHEIYFPYVLMNPRLILAVIAGGATGVFTLVLFNAGLQAPASPGSIIAVLAMTPKASYLGVIASVIASCVVSFLISSFFVKLQKEDSADKLEEAQAASKAMKGGASQQQVTDYNGLKKIFVSCDAGMGSSAMGASMLRKKVNDAGLPIEVANCAINDLPEDAHLVITHQDLTLRAKKQTPNAMHLSLTNFLDNKFYDSLVNDLKVNFDEKASITELKDNEISVNGTTFSLKPEQIFLGLEASDKFEAIRFAGEQLVKAGFVQPSYVDAMFEREKLVSTYLGEGVAVPHGTIEAKDAVLKTGVVVCQYPAGVRFTDDEDGVAKLVIGIAARNNEHIQVVSAITNALDSEEAIASLTSTNDVNKVLELLKA; from the coding sequence ATGCTATCAGCAAGTGCAAAAGTGAAAATCCAAAGTTTTGGACGTTTCCTATCAAACATGGTGATGCCGAATATCGGTGCATTCATCGCGTGGGGCTTTATCACCGCGCTTTTCATCCCAACAGGTTGGTTGCCAAATGAACAATTGGCAAAACTTGTTGGTCCAATGATTACCTATTTATTACCACTTTTAATTGGTTATACGGGTGGTAAATTAGTCGGTGGCGATCGTGGTGCGGTTGTGGGGGCGATTACGACAGCCGGTGTTATCGTGGGGACTGATATCCCAATGTTCTTAGGGGCAATGATTGCAGGTCCAACAGGTGGCTGGGCTATCAAACGTTTCGATAAATGGGCGGACGGCAAAATCAAAAGTGGTTTTGAGATGTTAGTGAATAACTTCTCATCAGGCATCATTGGTATGATTTTAGCAATTTTGTTCTTCTGGATCGTAGGTCCTGCCGTAAAAGTCATTTCTAGTTGGTTAGCGGCTGGTGTTGATGTATTAGTTCAAAATCATTTATTGCCATTAACTTCTATCTTTGTTGAGCCAGCGAAAATCTTATTCTTAAATAATGCCATTAACCACGGTATTTTCTCACCACTTGGTATTCAACAATCACAAGAATTTGGTCAATCTGTCTTCTTCTTAATTGAAGCAAATCCGGGTCCAGGGTTAGGTGTGTTACTTGCATATATGTTATTTGGTAAAGGTTCAGCAAAACAAACCTCAGGTGGTGCGGCGATTATCCACTTCTTTGGTGGTATCCACGAAATTTACTTCCCTTATGTATTAATGAATCCGCGTTTAATCCTTGCCGTGATCGCAGGTGGTGCAACAGGTGTATTTACGCTCGTGTTATTTAATGCAGGTTTACAAGCTCCTGCGTCACCAGGCTCAATTATTGCGGTATTAGCGATGACACCAAAAGCCTCTTATTTAGGCGTAATTGCGTCCGTGATTGCCTCTTGTGTGGTATCATTCTTAATTTCTTCATTCTTTGTTAAATTACAAAAAGAAGATAGTGCAGACAAATTAGAAGAAGCGCAAGCCGCGTCTAAAGCGATGAAAGGTGGTGCAAGTCAACAACAGGTAACCGATTACAATGGCTTGAAAAAAATCTTTGTTTCTTGTGATGCGGGTATGGGTTCAAGTGCAATGGGTGCAAGTATGCTACGTAAGAAAGTGAACGATGCAGGCTTACCAATTGAAGTAGCAAACTGTGCGATCAACGATTTACCTGAAGACGCACATTTAGTGATTACACATCAAGACTTAACCTTACGTGCGAAAAAACAAACACCAAATGCTATGCATTTATCATTAACGAATTTCTTAGATAACAAATTCTATGACAGTTTAGTGAATGATTTAAAAGTGAATTTTGATGAAAAAGCATCGATTACAGAACTTAAAGATAATGAGATTTCGGTGAATGGCACAACCTTTAGCTTGAAACCTGAACAAATCTTTTTAGGTTTGGAAGCAAGCGATAAATTTGAGGCGATCCGTTTTGCAGGAGAACAACTTGTTAAAGCCGGTTTTGTTCAACCAAGCTATGTGGATGCGATGTTTGAGCGTGAAAAATTGGTTTCAACCTACCTTGGTGAAGGTGTCGCTGTGCCACATGGCACAATTGAAGCCAAAGATGCGGTACTGAAAACTGGTGTCGTAGTATGCCAATATCCAGCAGGCGTACGTTTTACGGACGATGAAGACGGTGTGGCTAAATTAGTGATTGGTATTGCGGCACGTAATAACGAGCATATCCAAGTGGTATCCGCGATTACTAATGCATTAGATAGTGAAGAAGCTATTGCATCACTGACTTCAACCAATGATGTGAATAAAGTGCTTGAACTACTTAAAGCATAA
- the mtlR gene encoding mannitol repressor protein — protein sequence MVSEDPIYEKLNDAVSIRGFVTATVALFDDAVDLLINKIFRKNDFAVKSVVESLFETSGPLAALSIRLKVLLGLGVISNEVFEDITAFLQLKEQLNNDVDEHHFADELILSFAHELQLFRDKDLLPKEEIIIDLSTLVGKMKQQRKENLVRSCLILTVTEICRQLSVESPL from the coding sequence GTGGTATCTGAAGATCCAATCTATGAAAAACTCAATGACGCAGTGTCGATCCGCGGTTTCGTGACGGCAACCGTGGCATTGTTTGATGACGCGGTTGATTTGCTGATCAATAAAATCTTTCGTAAAAATGATTTTGCGGTAAAGTCTGTCGTTGAGAGTCTTTTTGAAACATCAGGGCCATTAGCCGCATTAAGCATTCGTTTAAAAGTTTTGCTTGGACTGGGCGTGATTTCTAATGAAGTATTTGAAGATATTACTGCGTTTCTTCAGCTAAAAGAGCAGCTTAATAATGACGTGGACGAACATCATTTTGCTGATGAATTAATTTTAAGTTTTGCGCATGAGCTGCAGTTGTTTAGAGACAAAGATTTATTGCCCAAAGAGGAGATCATCATCGATCTTTCTACGTTGGTTGGAAAAATGAAACAACAACGTAAAGAGAATTTGGTCCGTTCTTGCTTAATTCTAACAGTAACTGAAATTTGCCGGCAGTTATCCGTTGAAAGTCCGTTGTAA
- the rplD gene encoding 50S ribosomal protein L4, whose amino-acid sequence MELQVVGANALTVSETTFGREFNEALIHQVVVAYAAGARQGSRAQKTRAEVSGSGKKPWRQKGTGRARSGDIKSPIWRSGGITFAAKPQDHSQKVNKKMYRGAIKSILSELVRQDRLVVVEKFEIDAPKTKVLAQKLKDMALNDALIITASLDENLFLAARNLYKVDVRDVQGIDPVSLIAFDKVVVTVDAVKQIEEMLA is encoded by the coding sequence ATGGAATTACAAGTTGTAGGTGCAAATGCACTAACTGTTTCTGAAACTACCTTCGGACGTGAGTTTAACGAAGCGTTAATCCACCAAGTAGTTGTTGCTTATGCAGCAGGTGCTCGTCAAGGTTCACGTGCTCAAAAAACTCGTGCTGAAGTGTCTGGTTCAGGTAAAAAACCTTGGCGTCAAAAAGGTACAGGCCGTGCGCGTTCTGGTGATATCAAATCACCAATCTGGCGTTCAGGTGGTATTACTTTTGCTGCGAAACCACAAGATCACAGCCAAAAAGTAAACAAAAAAATGTACCGTGGTGCAATTAAAAGCATTCTTTCTGAATTAGTTCGTCAAGACCGTTTAGTGGTTGTTGAGAAATTCGAAATTGACGCACCAAAAACTAAAGTATTAGCACAAAAATTAAAAGATATGGCGTTAAATGACGCTCTTATCATCACTGCAAGTTTAGATGAAAATCTATTCTTAGCTGCACGTAACTTATATAAAGTTGATGTACGTGATGTGCAAGGTATCGACCCAGTGAGCTTAATTGCTTTCGATAAAGTGGTTGTTACTGTTGATGCAGTGAAACAAATTGAGGAGATGTTAGCGTGA
- the rplC gene encoding 50S ribosomal protein L3, giving the protein MIGLVGRKVGMTRVFTEDGVSIPVTVIEIEANRVTQVKTLENDGYTAVQVTTGSKKASRVTKPEAGHFVKAGVEAGRGLWEFRTEGEEFTLGQEINVDIFADVKKVDVTGTSKGKGFQGGVKRWNFRTQDATHGNSLSHRVLGSIGQNQTPGRVFKGKKMAGHLGAERVTVQSLEVVRVDVERKLLLVKGAVPGATNSDVIVKPAVKA; this is encoded by the coding sequence ATGATTGGTTTAGTCGGTCGTAAAGTTGGTATGACCCGCGTTTTCACTGAAGACGGCGTGTCAATTCCAGTTACCGTTATCGAAATCGAAGCCAACCGCGTAACTCAAGTTAAAACTCTTGAAAACGATGGCTATACTGCAGTTCAAGTTACAACTGGTTCTAAAAAAGCAAGTCGTGTAACTAAGCCTGAAGCTGGTCATTTCGTGAAAGCAGGTGTTGAAGCTGGTCGCGGTTTATGGGAATTTCGTACTGAAGGTGAAGAATTCACTTTAGGTCAAGAAATTAATGTTGACATCTTTGCAGATGTTAAAAAAGTTGATGTTACTGGTACTTCTAAAGGTAAAGGTTTCCAAGGTGGTGTTAAACGTTGGAATTTCCGTACTCAAGATGCTACACATGGTAACTCTTTATCACATCGTGTACTTGGTTCTATTGGTCAAAACCAAACTCCAGGTCGTGTGTTTAAAGGTAAAAAAATGGCTGGACACTTAGGTGCTGAACGTGTAACTGTTCAATCACTTGAAGTTGTTCGTGTTGATGTTGAGCGTAAATTATTATTAGTGAAAGGTGCTGTTCCAGGCGCAACTAATAGTGATGTTATCGTGAAACCAGCAGTTAAAGCGTAA
- the tktA gene encoding transketolase has translation MTDQKQLANAIRFLSMDAVQKAKSGHPGAPMGMADIAEVLWRGFMKHNPTNPKWADRDRFVLSNGHGSMLIYSLLHLTGYDLSIEDLKNFRQLHSKTPGHPEYGYAPGVETTTGPLGQGITNAVGMAIAEKTLAAQFNRDGHDIVNHHTYVFLGDGCLMEGVSHEACSLAGTLGLGKLIAFYDDNNISIDGHVDGWFTDNTKQRFEAYGWQVIDAVDGHNAAQIAEAVKKAQAETDKPTLIICKTIIGYGSPNKANSHDSHGAPLGDEEIALTRKALNWDYAPFEIPADIYAAWDAKAAGAKAETAWNEKFAAYEKAYPELAAEFKRRVAGELPANWAQESQAFIEKLQANPASIASRKASQNAIEAYAHILPEFLGGSADLAGSNLTLWSGSRPIRAKENQDGNYINYGVREFGMSAIMNGIALHGGFIPYGATFLMFYEYAHNAVRMAALMKQRSLFVYTHDSIGLGEDGPTHQPVEQTAALRLIPNLETWRPADQVESAIAWQQAVERKDGPSALIFTRQNLPQLDRTSAQLDNVKRGGYIVRECCEKGNCPDLIFIATGSEVELAIKAADVLDAEGVKVRVVSMPSTNRFDKQDAAYRESVLPSNVTNRVAIEAQISDFWYKYVGLNGRVVGMNSFGESAPADQLFKLFGFTVENVVAKAKEIL, from the coding sequence ATGACAGATCAAAAACAACTTGCAAATGCTATTCGTTTTTTAAGTATGGATGCAGTGCAAAAAGCAAAATCAGGGCATCCGGGGGCGCCGATGGGAATGGCAGATATTGCTGAAGTATTGTGGCGTGGCTTTATGAAACATAACCCGACCAATCCGAAATGGGCGGATCGTGACCGTTTCGTGCTTTCTAATGGCCACGGTTCTATGTTGATTTATAGCTTGCTCCATTTAACGGGTTATGATCTTTCTATTGAAGATTTAAAAAATTTCCGTCAGCTTCATTCTAAAACCCCAGGTCACCCTGAATATGGTTATGCGCCGGGTGTTGAAACGACAACAGGTCCATTAGGTCAAGGGATTACCAACGCAGTGGGTATGGCGATTGCAGAAAAAACCTTAGCGGCACAATTTAACCGTGATGGTCATGATATTGTAAATCACCACACGTATGTATTCTTAGGTGATGGCTGTTTAATGGAAGGGGTTTCCCACGAAGCTTGTTCATTGGCGGGTACGCTAGGCTTGGGTAAATTAATTGCGTTCTATGATGACAATAATATTTCTATTGATGGTCATGTCGATGGTTGGTTTACGGATAACACGAAACAACGTTTTGAAGCCTATGGCTGGCAAGTTATCGATGCGGTAGACGGTCACAATGCAGCGCAAATTGCGGAAGCTGTGAAAAAAGCCCAAGCAGAAACAGATAAACCGACCTTAATTATTTGTAAAACCATTATTGGCTACGGTTCGCCAAATAAAGCGAATTCGCATGACAGCCACGGTGCGCCATTAGGCGATGAAGAAATTGCGTTAACGCGTAAAGCATTAAACTGGGATTATGCACCGTTTGAAATTCCTGCGGATATTTATGCCGCTTGGGATGCAAAAGCGGCGGGTGCAAAAGCAGAAACCGCATGGAATGAAAAATTTGCTGCCTATGAGAAAGCTTATCCTGAATTAGCGGCAGAGTTTAAACGCCGTGTCGCAGGTGAATTACCTGCAAACTGGGCGCAAGAAAGCCAAGCCTTTATTGAAAAATTACAAGCCAACCCAGCATCAATTGCAAGCCGTAAAGCCTCACAAAATGCGATTGAAGCCTATGCCCATATCTTGCCTGAATTCTTAGGTGGCTCAGCAGACTTAGCTGGCTCAAACTTAACGCTTTGGTCAGGCTCACGCCCAATTCGCGCGAAAGAAAATCAAGACGGCAACTACATCAACTATGGTGTACGTGAATTTGGTATGTCGGCGATTATGAACGGTATCGCGTTACATGGCGGTTTCATTCCTTACGGTGCAACTTTCTTAATGTTCTATGAGTATGCACACAACGCAGTGCGTATGGCGGCATTAATGAAACAACGTTCATTATTTGTTTATACCCATGACTCAATTGGTTTAGGCGAAGACGGTCCAACTCACCAACCGGTAGAACAAACCGCGGCGTTGCGTTTAATTCCTAATTTGGAAACATGGCGTCCAGCAGACCAAGTGGAATCAGCGATTGCATGGCAACAAGCGGTTGAACGCAAAGATGGTCCATCTGCATTAATTTTCACACGTCAAAACTTGCCGCAATTAGACCGCACTTCTGCGCAATTAGACAACGTAAAACGCGGTGGTTACATTGTGCGTGAATGCTGTGAAAAAGGAAATTGCCCTGATTTAATCTTTATCGCAACGGGTTCGGAAGTTGAGTTAGCCATTAAAGCGGCTGATGTATTGGATGCAGAAGGCGTGAAAGTACGCGTGGTATCAATGCCAAGTACGAACCGTTTTGATAAACAAGATGCGGCATATCGCGAAAGCGTATTGCCAAGCAATGTGACAAACCGCGTGGCGATTGAAGCGCAAATTTCAGATTTCTGGTATAAATACGTAGGTCTTAATGGTCGCGTTGTTGGAATGAACAGTTTTGGTGAATCTGCTCCAGCAGATCAGTTATTTAAATTGTTCGGCTTTACCGTAGAAAACGTTGTGGCTAAAGCGAAAGAAATTCTGTAA
- the yfkJ gene encoding protein tyrosine phosphatase: MKKIKILFVCLGNICRSPMAEYLMRDKIAKVGLSELIETDSAGTLGENDGEGMHCGTADVLDRLKIYSNDFVSRKVRSEDVDIFDYIVTMDHQNLRDIEQLFGKHEKIFGIASLCPDLAYDHIPDPWYTHRFDETHQLLDECCDALLEKVRREHKI, from the coding sequence ATGAAAAAAATTAAAATCTTATTTGTTTGTTTAGGGAATATTTGTCGTTCACCCATGGCGGAGTATTTAATGCGCGACAAAATTGCAAAAGTTGGATTGAGTGAGCTGATTGAAACAGATAGCGCAGGGACGTTAGGGGAAAATGATGGCGAAGGAATGCATTGCGGTACAGCGGATGTCTTAGATCGTTTGAAGATTTATAGCAATGATTTTGTTAGCCGAAAAGTGCGGTCAGAAGATGTGGATATTTTTGATTATATCGTGACAATGGATCATCAGAATTTACGCGATATTGAGCAACTGTTCGGTAAACACGAAAAGATTTTCGGGATTGCGAGCCTTTGTCCTGATTTAGCTTATGATCATATTCCCGACCCCTGGTATACACACAGATTTGATGAAACTCATCAATTGTTGGATGAGTGTTGTGATGCATTGTTAGAAAAGGTGCGGAGAGAACATAAAATCTGA
- the mtlD gene encoding mannitol-1-phosphate 5-dehydrogenase, with protein sequence MKALHFGAGNIGRGFIGKLLADSNVEVIFADVNESVINLLKTNRTYGVKIVGDSVNTVEQVKNVTGVNSKDEAAIIALFNEVDLVTTAVGPNVLKIIASTVAKALESRLASGNTKPLNIIACENMVRGTTFLKEQVFTHLNQAIKDQVETLIGFVDSAVDRIVPPVQPDENAPLLVTVEEFSEWIVDKTQFKGEIPAIKGMEQTDNLMAFVERKLFTLNTGHAVTSYYGKSKGYQFVKESIEDADVKAFVKSVMQESGAVLIKRYGFDPQAHAAYIEKILKRFANPYLVDDVDRVGREPLRKLSYNDRLIKPLRGTLEYGLPNDNLVRAIATALKYRNENDPQAIELAQSLADNGVVATVKKYTELQDNSVIERIAAAYNA encoded by the coding sequence ATGAAAGCATTACATTTCGGCGCGGGTAACATTGGTCGAGGCTTTATTGGAAAATTATTAGCGGACAGTAACGTAGAAGTCATTTTTGCCGATGTGAATGAAAGCGTTATAAACTTGCTTAAAACTAACCGCACTTATGGTGTGAAAATTGTAGGCGATAGCGTGAATACGGTTGAACAAGTGAAAAATGTCACGGGAGTCAATTCCAAAGATGAAGCTGCAATCATTGCGTTATTTAATGAAGTGGATTTAGTTACTACTGCTGTAGGCCCAAATGTGCTAAAAATTATTGCAAGTACAGTAGCAAAAGCGTTGGAATCGCGTTTAGCAAGTGGAAATACGAAACCGTTAAATATTATTGCTTGTGAAAATATGGTGCGTGGTACAACTTTCTTAAAAGAGCAGGTTTTCACACATTTAAATCAAGCAATCAAAGATCAAGTCGAAACTCTAATTGGTTTTGTGGATAGCGCGGTTGACCGTATTGTGCCACCTGTGCAACCTGATGAGAATGCTCCATTATTGGTGACCGTGGAAGAATTTAGCGAATGGATTGTGGATAAAACCCAGTTTAAAGGTGAAATTCCAGCCATTAAAGGGATGGAACAAACCGATAACTTAATGGCATTTGTTGAGCGTAAATTATTTACCTTAAATACAGGCCATGCAGTGACCTCTTATTATGGAAAATCAAAAGGTTATCAGTTTGTCAAAGAGAGTATCGAAGATGCAGATGTGAAAGCCTTTGTGAAATCAGTGATGCAGGAAAGCGGTGCGGTTTTGATTAAACGTTATGGTTTTGATCCGCAAGCTCACGCGGCTTATATTGAGAAAATCTTAAAACGTTTTGCGAATCCGTATTTGGTGGATGATGTGGATCGTGTGGGGCGTGAACCGTTGCGCAAATTAAGCTATAACGACCGTTTAATCAAACCATTACGTGGAACCTTGGAGTATGGGCTGCCAAATGATAATTTAGTGCGTGCGATTGCAACGGCATTGAAATATCGTAATGAAAATGATCCGCAAGCTATCGAGCTCGCACAATCATTGGCAGATAATGGTGTAGTAGCAACAGTGAAAAAATACACAGAATTACAAGATAATTCCGTCATTGAGCGTATTGCGGCCGCTTATAACGCATAA